A single region of the Kwoniella shivajii chromosome 10, complete sequence genome encodes:
- a CDS encoding ribosomal protein L15 — MSFNIFTQPIRSILSSSSRLFTNTSTASSSRAASSFAHLGDLQPAQGSTHSEKRYGRGPGSQRGGTSGRGHKGQKARNGKGVRLGFEGGQTPLHRKVPKRGFINFTSKTYAPLSISTLQSFLSLGRIDPSETITIGSIVRSNAVHGLSGYSGIKLLGDINPELPLPALNLELSRYSKSAAEAIISAGGSLSAVYHNNLGLRKEIFPDKFVGRVIKDAKPTRKTDILYYTNPKKYGYLAETIPSSARKMTPSEWTEGKPVEAQL; from the exons ATGTCGTTCAATATATTCACCCAGCCGATACGATCAATACTGTCATCATCCTCCAGACTCTTCACCAATACTTCAACGGCTTCATCGTCTAGAGcagcatcttctttcgctcaTTTGGGTGATTTACAACCCGCACAAGGATCTACCCATTCC GAAAAACGATATGGTAGAGGTCCAGGTTCACAAAGAGGTGGTACTTCAGGTAGAGGACATAAAGGTCAAAAAGCAAGAAATGGTAAAGGTGTCAGATTAGGCTTTGAAGGTGGTCAAACTCCTTTACATAGAAAAGTACCCAAGAGAGGATTCATCAACTT CACATCGAAGACATACGCACCTTTATCGATTTCAACGCTACAATCGTTTTTGTCATTGGGTAGAATTGATCCATCAGAAACAATAACAATAGGATCAATCGTTCGATCAAATGCAGTACATGGATTATCTGGATATTCAGGAATCAAATTATTAGGTGATATTAATCCGGAATTACCTTTACCAGCGTTAAATTTAGAATTATCAAGATATTCTAAATctgctgctgaagctatTATATCTGCTGGTGGTTCACTTTCAGCTGTGTATCATAATAATTTgggattgagaaaagaaatattCCCTGATAAATTCGTCGGAAGGGTTATTAAAGATGCTAAACCTACTAGGAAAACTGATATCT TATACTACACAAACCCCAAGAAATACGGTTACTTGGCCGAAACGATCCCCTCCTCTGCTCGAAAGATGACGCCTTCAGAATGGACAGAAGGGAAACCTGTGGAAGCTCAACTATAG
- a CDS encoding lysine-tRNA ligase codes for MSAPVEANLHKDEVTGEMISKSELKRRQKERARAATKAEKEASKPTPVAKVEKGPSKATAEAEMDAGAFREMRIKEIQALRKSQLPNPYPHKFHVTQSVPLYIKEWGAEGKIEKGTTVSDAKPISLAGRVHTIRESSSKLIFYDLKADGEKIQVLAQAQNASSIEEFISSHSLIRRGDIIGVTGIPSRTKMGELSLLISSIQLLSPCLHQLPGREGVVDTESRYRKRYLDLIMNQSTRDVFITRSKVVNYIRKFLDNLGFLEVETPMMSMIAGGATAKPFVTHHNDLKLDLFMRIAPELYLKELVVGGLDRVFEIGRVFRNEQIDMTHNPEFSICEFYMAYADMYDLMDMTESMITGLVQYLYGTNKVTFHPQGKGEGKKSYEVDFTTPWKRFDMIGELESQLNVKFPPGETLHDDNANKFLRDLCEKHNVDCAEPKTNARLLDKLVGEFIENQCVNPSFIVGHPQVMSPLAKYHRSRPGLCERFEAFMCTKEICNAYTELNDPFDQRSRFEEQVRQKEAGDDEAQGVDETFLDALEYGLPPTGGWGLGIDRLVMFLTDSANIKEVLLFPAMRPVVANSVEAVAPSITATEAAKEAETA; via the exons ATGTCCGCTCCTGTAGAAGCTAATCTTCATAAAGATGAAGTGACCGGTGAAATGATTTCCAAGTC CGAGCTCAAGCGAAGAcaaaaggaaagagcaagagcagctactaaagctgaaaaagaagcttCCAAACCTACACCAGTAGCTAAAGTCGAAAAGGGACCTTCTAAAGCTACTGCAGAGGCAGAGATGGATGCAGGT GCTTTCagagagatgagaatcaAAGAGATTCAAGCTCTTAGAAAATCACAATTACCTAATCCTTATCCTCACAAATTCCATGTCACTCAATCTGTCCCCCTCTACATCAAAGAATGGGGAGCTGAAGGAAAGATCGAGAAGGGAACCACTGTCTCTGACGCTAAGCCT ATCTCGCTCGCTGGTCGAGTTCACACCATCCgagaatcatcttccaagCTCATTTTCTACGATTTGAAAGCCGACGGTGAGAAGATCCAAGTCTTGGCTCAAGCGCA AAACGCATCTTCAATAGAAGaattcatctcatcccacTCATTGATCCGAAGAGGTGATATAATCGGTGTTACTGGTATTCCATCTCGAACTAAAATGGGTGAACTTTCACTCTTAATCTCTTCCATACAATTACTCTCACCTTGTTTACATCAATTACCTGGTAGAGAAGGTGTGGTAGATACTGaaagtagatatagaaagagGTATTTGGATTTAATCATGAATCAATCCACAAGAGATGTTTTCATTACAAGATCCAAAGTTGTCAATTATATCAGAAAGTTCTTGGACAATCTGGGTTTCctcgag GTCGAAACACCTATGATGTCAATGATAGCAGGTGGAGCTACAGCTAAACCATTCGTAACACATCACAACGATCTCAAACTTGATTTATTCATGCGAATTGCACCTGAACTTTATTTGAAGGAATTAGTTGTTGGTGGATTAGATCGAGTATTTGAAATTGGAAGAGTATTCAGGAATGAACAAATCGACATGACACATAATCCCGAATTCTCAATTTGTGAATTCTATATGGCTTATGCGGACATGTACGATTTAATGGATATGACAGAATCCATGATCACTGGTCTAGTTCAATATTTATATGGAACGAATAAAGTCACTTTCCATCCtcaaggtaaaggtgaaggcAAAAAATCATATGAAGTAGACTTCACTACTCCTTGGAAAAGATTCGATATGATCGGTGAACTGGAATCTCAACTAAACGTTAAATTCCCTCCTGGAGAAACTTTACACGATGACAATGCCAATAAATTCTTGAGAGATTTATGCGAGAAA CACAACGTCGATTGCGCTGAACCAAAGACCAACGCTCGGTTGCTCgacaaa CTCGTTGGAGAATTTATCGAAAACCAATGTGTCAACCCTTCGTTCATCGTTGGACATCCCCAAGTCATGTCACCCCTTGCTAAATATCACAGATCCAGACCTGGATTATGTGAAAGATTCGAAGCGTTCATGTGCACAAAAGAAATCTGTAATGCTTACACTGAGTTGAACGATCCGTTcgatcaaagatcaagattcgAGGAACAAGTAAGACAGAAGGAagcaggtgatgatgaagctcaaGGCGTCGATGAGACTTTCTTGGATGC CCTCGAATACGGTCTCCCCCCTACTGGTGGTTGGGGTCTCGGTATCGACAGATTAGTAATGTTCTTGACTGATTCAGCAAACATTAAAGAAGTCCTCTTGTTCCCAGCTATGAGACCCGTAGTAGCTAATTCAGTAGAAGCTGTCGCTCCTTCAATTACAGCTACTGAAGCCGCTAAAGAGGCTGAGACCGCTTAG